The sequence GATGGGAAAAAttagttcaaaacaatcatattttagtttgaaatcatcataaatcaaatttaaaaatctactaacagttttgttagtttaaacatgcTTCATTTCTCTGTGTGAtataggactataattgaatgctgtggtggTCAAGTAAAGCGAAACGTGCTTCTTCTAGTCAATAGGgctgtctcttcatgtgttttcatatgcagggtagtttaattggcaaaacaatttccccggttaagaGTTAgaaacgggttcgagtcccgtctctgtggtaacattttcgcggcttTCATTAATACACGGAATACATAAAAACGGAGGTTTGAGCGTATCTTacaaaaaataatcttttctgtGACTGTTTTATTCCGACAATTAAATTTATGTTCCACTCAGTTATTGTAAAACAgagaaaaagttaattttcaTTAAGATTTGCGGGAGTGAAATGTTTCTACACCTGACATTTGGAAattttcataagaaaaaaatcgcataactcagGAAATTCACATTAGAAACTTCATAATTTTTTAGATCTTTAAACTACAAACCACTTAACTTTGCAAATTTACAAGAAAAACTTAAATGGTGGAAAACCGCGTGTATCAGGGTATCAGTTGACTGCTGGAACAACCATTAAAAAGCGTAGAAGGAACAAATAACTATCATGATCGCTAACTGTTACTGTTACATGTTACTTAACGATGATTCATCGTTTAATCATTTAGAATGAATTCTttgctttttgttttgcttgttTGCATTTCCTTTTGGCCACCATCGTCGATCGCCGCACGTTCGTCCCTACCGAAAGCATTCAAGTCTCCACCACATACGCGAGGTATATAGGAAAGATCGCCGTAACTTGTTCTGAACTCACACCCCGTAGCAGTATTTATTTTGTCGTATTTTACCACATACGCACATTGAGCGAGGGTTCCCGTCTTGAGATCGAGGTCAGCATTAAACTCTACTTCTGACCGTCTCTGCTTTGAACTCGAGTTTTCGGCACCTGAGCAAACAGAACTCCCAGACTGGAAGATGTGAAACATGACTTTCCAGTTTCAATTTCAGCCCTCTTCTTTAACGAATCTTCGGAGGAACCTGCATTGAACCAGAACAaagaacaaaataatttcacgGTAACATCAAGAAGTCTCGTTTCCTCTGCATCCCGCATATTGTAAACATATAATTATGCAAGGAAAGGTAAAAAGTGATCGCTGAAGAAGAATTTTGTATGGCTTCGGGGAACCTGTTTGTCGGTAAGATTCTGCCGGTTGAAGGGATCTACTGATGACTCATCCGGCGCAAATTCGTTCAATGCTTATAGAAAAAGTTTCACGGCTTTTAACTTAATTTAAAGACATTGAGGTGATATAGTTTGAGGTCCGTGTTTTATGTCCCACTCTGCAAAAATTGATGATTTTGTATTTTAAACAATGGTCACTTTACCTCTTTTAATGAAAGAATCAGCTTATAATAAGCTCCAAGTTACAAATGATTTCAATAGTCAATTGAAAGTTTGATTATgaataaaatttggttgaattaTTTATGCTCAGTTTTGGACTCATTTGTGCcttgcagttcaaattgaacattGCTGCTCAACCTGTTCACTATGCAAACGTAAAGTTCAACTCTATTATAGTAAGAGGTGATATTTATAAACTGAAACATCTTTTAAAAAcggatcggaatatttcgatcgaatgtggaatATAGCATTCTGtttttcgatcgagtgatgttttTGTGTGGAAAACTCGATCGAGATAATAATCGAAATACAGAGTAGGTGCAAATGATTATAAAGGGCAGTCCCAACCTTTTCATATCGCTGAcccttttgaaattataatagtTCTCCGCGGATCACCATGACTAAACTTAATTTTGTGCACTGGAAATCTATTTACACACTATTTCGAAAATGACCTAGTAGCAACGAAAAATATCACAAAGGTTTGAGAAAACGACAACAGGATCATTATATTGACCGAAGACCattattattttgaatttgacaCATCACAACAATAATAACACAGACAGAAAAAAATTCGCGGTTCCAGAAAAAAGCCGGGTGTGTATCGTTAGAGACACAAccgaatgacgtgaatacgaaaagaAAAGGATAGTTCAGTTTATTTGATGTAAAAGAATCTGAATGCTGCACCTGGATATCTAAAACCAAATTTTACAGCCGAATGCTAGAAGTGAATTTACGACCTGAATTCTTAACTTCAATGCTAGATTGTGGAGTTGAATTCTGAACATGATCTCGGGAACTGAATTTTCTGGATTattaaacattttgaattttctggatataacacattttttcattacaactcaaatctgtaccaAATCTGATGGTTTAAAGTTGAATTGGCATTGTtcttatgcatgtacgatgtttaaaagtgtcATTGATTTGAACGTAAACGGTAATACGAATTTGACATACTTTCGAAGGTATCGCATGTGGCCGTTCACAAGAATGAGGGTTATAATCAAGCCGAGTTGTAATTTTAGCTTTGAGTAAAGTGTATATTTATTTTATCCTTTTTTGGACGGAACTGGATTGTATGTCTATATTGATGATTATAAAGaaaattatacatgagaaataagtaatggaaataaattgaaatcattgaaaaatagaaataaaGGATTAGCATAATTAAAAGTTGGAAATTGCCGATAGAAatgatgattccaatattttataaATCAAATGTCATCAAAACTTTCAGCATTTAGAGTTTCTGTAAGAATTTCTCGCAGATTGACAGAACCCCGAACAAACGTCCATCATTATAGAAACTGCTGCAGGTGTAAGCCATCCCGAAAATAACAGACCTCTTCCCAAGGCTGATTCGGTAGAGCGTCAAGGTCGTGAATCCCGAATTAAtccaaaattttaacaattctctaataaaagcagcattggaggagtaaaaaatgaaaccaagcgtAAAGACTCAAAAAATCCAGAAGGGGAGTTTTTTCACGTACTtacataataaaaatgatgcatGCAGACTGGAAATTGATTTAACTATATATTTAGTTGGAAGTCAACTAATATTTTTGTTTGATCGGATcacatttattttcaaaattaaccgAAACGCATGATTAAAACTGGCATACAATATTGTTGTGAAGTTGTGATATTAAATTCAAACTAATATATTTTCAAAGTCACTTGATTATAGTTAATATAACTACAGGTTTGGAACCAAAATAGTTTccgataaaaacaaacatatatGAGGTTAATTCAACTATGAATGTCGGTTATTATTAGACTTCAATTTATTCTTAAAATTTTTCGTGTGTACTACACTCCATTTtatgttttgtgtgtgtgtaatattTCATTATGGCGTCTGACATCGAGTACATTCGAGTGGAGTGCCTGGATGAATTTCATCCCGCTGATAATAATAGTACTTGGTCCTGACCTTTAGTCAGTTGATGACAATTTGCAGGGGTGGCCAGGATGCAAGCAACCAAGCGGGTCAACAGGTTGCGGATAGTGGAACGGCTTCCAGATATGGAGGCTAACTGCAATAGCAGTCCCGGGCAAGCAGCGGGGGAGGGATAGCATGTGACGGTTTCATGCAGCTGGCAACTGTAGAAGCATCCCGAAATGTCACAAGCATCCGTACACCCCCTTGACAAGGGGAGTAGACGCCGCCTTAAAAGCGTCAGCTTATCGAAACCCCCTTGCAATGCGAACGTCTGTTTCCCACGTTAGGGACggctggtatccagcggctgaataagAAATACTATTCCTCGGAAGCTATATCTAAGATGGGAGCCCCATCCCAAGGATAGGGGACCTTAGGCTAACCACCTACTGTCTCCGAAAATCAAGAATTGTTACAGAAACCAATAGAGAAAGATTACGAACTGATTCAACGGCAACGACTTTTAGCGCAAAACAACGGACAAGAATTGGAACATGGAATGTACTAACGCTAGCCCAACAGGGTAAATTGGCACAACTTGTCAGTGAGGCTCGACGCATGAAGCTCGAAATCCTGGGACTAAGTGAAGCCCGTTGGTCAAACTTGTGAGAACACAAGCTACCGTCGGGACAGGTACTACGAGGTGAAAATGCTCCCCATCACCGTGGAGTTTGGAGGTTTCCTACTTAGCGCCCAAGCAAATGCGGCGCACATCAAGTGGGAACTTATCAAAGAGAGAATAATCGTTGCCAGATTTAGAACGCGGGTCCGGAACCTAACCATAATCCAATGTTATGCGCCAACCGATGCTGCCGAGCTACTATATAAGGAGAATTTTTACAGTAAACTGGATGCCGTCGTGGATAAAATTCCAAAGGGTGAGATCAAGATCTACACCGGTGACTTCAATGCGAAGATCGGCTCCGACAACGTAGACTATGAGCGTGTCATGGGGCGCCATGGTCTTGGAGATATGAGCGACATCGGTGAGCTGTTTGCAGAATTTTGTGGCAATTACGACATGGTGGTCGGGGGCTCGCACTTCCCTCATCGCCCAACGCATAAAGCCACGTGGGTTTCCCGCGATGGACATactgaaaatcaaatcgaccatatCTGCATCAGCCGGAAATGGAGATGGAGCCTTCTTGACGTCCGGAATAAACGCAGTGCCGACATCGCGTCTGACC comes from Malaya genurostris strain Urasoe2022 chromosome 3, Malgen_1.1, whole genome shotgun sequence and encodes:
- the LOC131434126 gene encoding craniofacial development protein 2-like produces the protein MLPITVEFGGFLLSAQANAAHIKWELIKERIIVARFRTRVRNLTIIQCYAPTDAAELLYKENFYSKLDAVVDKIPKGEIKIYTGDFNAKIGSDNVDYERVMGRHGLGDMSDIGELFAEFCGNYDMVVGGSHFPHRPTHKATWVSRDGHTENQIDHICISRKWRWSLLDVRNKRSADIASDHHLLIGEIRLRIARVMRQEERLGRRFNTRRLEDPAVKRSFVEELKTRAAGIPEGGSVEEQFMAFKNAFTETCQNNLGELRARRKEWITDDTWQKIEERRDAKAAIDRARTREAKRQARQKYSALSKEVKRSCRRDKRAWVDSLADEGEKAATTGDIRLLHDISRRGRGWSAANLPH